One Danio rerio strain Tuebingen ecotype United States chromosome 22, GRCz12tu, whole genome shotgun sequence genomic window carries:
- the LOC100151570 gene encoding uncharacterized protein isoform X1, with product MNEPCSIKLEETEQQIDPLKDDEKIEELIKSEKDHTDVKTEEKSSLQSTAKISFTCPQCGKTFPCEQNLNLHMKFHRGAKPFACDKCEKIFTLKANLNEHMKTHTAVQMPFTCVQCRKIFMLKESLSEHMKIHTKEKPYTCDECGRKFKHKGTLTEHRKIHTGEKPYECEKCGKKFRHKGNFNDHVKNHTRIKPFSCDQCGKCFRLKDNFDDHMKVHTGGNPHTCAQCGKTFKQKHVLNEHLIIHTGEKPFTCEQCGTSFTRKRNLADHMTIHTGENLYACDQCGRSFRQSRVLKEHLRTHSSERPFNCDQCGKKFFKADALKEHLTVHTQEKPYVCSFCAKAFRLIGNLKIHEKTHTGQRNHICSECGKTFFTVSALTLHTRVHTVGKPYKCSHCDKTFKRPECLKIHYRVHTGERPYHCRSCGKRFIYLSNLHQHLKAAKCKKTQ from the exons ATGAATGAACCCTGCAGTATAAAACTAGAAGAGACCGAACAACAAATAG ACCCGTTGAAAGACGATGAGAAGATTGAAGAACTGATTAAATCAGAGAAGGACCATACTGACGTTAAAACCGAGGAGAAATCCTCTTTGCAAAGTACAGCAAAGATATCCTTCACCTGTCCTCAGTGTGGAAAAACTTTCCCATGCGAGCAAAATCTCAATCTTCACATGAAATTTCACAGGGGAGCGAAGCCGTTTGCGTGCGATAAGTGCGAGAAGATCTTCACACTAAAAGCAAACCTTAACGAACACATGAAAACCCACACGGCTGTACAGATGCCGTTCACATGCGTTCAATGCAGGAAGATTTTCATGCTGAAAGAAAGCCTCTCCGAACACATGAAAATACACACTAAGGAAAAGCCGTACACATGTGATGAGTGCGGGAGGAAGTTTAAACACAAGGGCACTCTTACTGAACACAGAAaaatccacaccggagagaagccgtatGAATGCGAGAAGTGCGGGAAGAAGTTTAGGCATAAAGGAAACTTTAACGATCACGTGAAAAACCACACACGAATCAAACCCTTCTCTTGTGATCAGTGCGGGAAGTGTTTCAGACTCAAAGATAACTTCGATGACCACATGAAAGTCCACACCGGAGGGAATCCACATACGTGTGCTCAATGCGGGAAGACGTTCAAACAGAAACATGTTCTCAATGAACACCTGATAATCCACACCGGAGAAAAGCCTTTCACGTGCGAACAGTGCGGGACGAGTTTCACAAGAAAACGCAACCTTGCTGATCACATgacaatccacactggagaaaacctGTATGCTTGTGatcagtgtgggaggagtttcagaCAGTCGAGAGTGTTAAAAGAGCATTTGCGGACTCATTCTAGCGAAAGACCGTTTAACTGTGACCAGTGCGGTAAGAAGTTCTTCAAGGCGGACGCCCTGAAGGAGCACCTGACAGTTCACACACAGGAGAAGCCGTATGTGTGCTCTTTCTGTGCAAAGGCTTTCAGGCTGATTGGTAATTTGAAAATACACGAGAAAACACACACCGGTCAAAGGAATCACATTTGCTCTGAATGCGGGAAGACTTTTTTTACTGTGTCCGCACTGACTCTGCACACCAGAGTTCACACTGTTGGAAAACCGTATAAatgttcacactgtgacaagacGTTTAAACGGCCGGAATGTCTGAAAATACATTATagggttcacactggagagaggccataTCACTGTCGCTCATGTGGGAAGAGGTTCATTTATTTGTCTAATCTGCATCAGCATTTGAAAGCAGCAAAGTGTAAGAAAACACAATAG
- the LOC100151570 gene encoding uncharacterized protein isoform X2 — MKFHRGAKPFACDKCEKIFTLKANLNEHMKTHTAVQMPFTCVQCRKIFMLKESLSEHMKIHTKEKPYTCDECGRKFKHKGTLTEHRKIHTGEKPYECEKCGKKFRHKGNFNDHVKNHTRIKPFSCDQCGKCFRLKDNFDDHMKVHTGGNPHTCAQCGKTFKQKHVLNEHLIIHTGEKPFTCEQCGTSFTRKRNLADHMTIHTGENLYACDQCGRSFRQSRVLKEHLRTHSSERPFNCDQCGKKFFKADALKEHLTVHTQEKPYVCSFCAKAFRLIGNLKIHEKTHTGQRNHICSECGKTFFTVSALTLHTRVHTVGKPYKCSHCDKTFKRPECLKIHYRVHTGERPYHCRSCGKRFIYLSNLHQHLKAAKCKKTQ; from the coding sequence ATGAAATTTCACAGGGGAGCGAAGCCGTTTGCGTGCGATAAGTGCGAGAAGATCTTCACACTAAAAGCAAACCTTAACGAACACATGAAAACCCACACGGCTGTACAGATGCCGTTCACATGCGTTCAATGCAGGAAGATTTTCATGCTGAAAGAAAGCCTCTCCGAACACATGAAAATACACACTAAGGAAAAGCCGTACACATGTGATGAGTGCGGGAGGAAGTTTAAACACAAGGGCACTCTTACTGAACACAGAAaaatccacaccggagagaagccgtatGAATGCGAGAAGTGCGGGAAGAAGTTTAGGCATAAAGGAAACTTTAACGATCACGTGAAAAACCACACACGAATCAAACCCTTCTCTTGTGATCAGTGCGGGAAGTGTTTCAGACTCAAAGATAACTTCGATGACCACATGAAAGTCCACACCGGAGGGAATCCACATACGTGTGCTCAATGCGGGAAGACGTTCAAACAGAAACATGTTCTCAATGAACACCTGATAATCCACACCGGAGAAAAGCCTTTCACGTGCGAACAGTGCGGGACGAGTTTCACAAGAAAACGCAACCTTGCTGATCACATgacaatccacactggagaaaacctGTATGCTTGTGatcagtgtgggaggagtttcagaCAGTCGAGAGTGTTAAAAGAGCATTTGCGGACTCATTCTAGCGAAAGACCGTTTAACTGTGACCAGTGCGGTAAGAAGTTCTTCAAGGCGGACGCCCTGAAGGAGCACCTGACAGTTCACACACAGGAGAAGCCGTATGTGTGCTCTTTCTGTGCAAAGGCTTTCAGGCTGATTGGTAATTTGAAAATACACGAGAAAACACACACCGGTCAAAGGAATCACATTTGCTCTGAATGCGGGAAGACTTTTTTTACTGTGTCCGCACTGACTCTGCACACCAGAGTTCACACTGTTGGAAAACCGTATAAatgttcacactgtgacaagacGTTTAAACGGCCGGAATGTCTGAAAATACATTATagggttcacactggagagaggccataTCACTGTCGCTCATGTGGGAAGAGGTTCATTTATTTGTCTAATCTGCATCAGCATTTGAAAGCAGCAAAGTGTAAGAAAACACAATAG
- the si:ch211-222k6.1 gene encoding uncharacterized protein isoform X1 — protein MDGPESCRIKHEDAEELIDLMEENGETGEQLEAVEKHQDTHGQKSTSLSFQSRPEVHFTCPQCGKSFSCEQSLNLHMKFHRGTKPYECDQCDKIFTLKTNLNEHMKIHNVDMLYTCDQCGKSFLLKERLNKHLKIHTGEKPFTCDQCGKNFLHKGYLTEHIKIHTGEKPHTCDQCGKRFAYKGNLTDHMKVHTGERPYACDQCAKRFKHKGNLIEHVKIHTGERPYSCDQCGKKFKLKHILSDHMRIHTGEKPFTCEKCGRSYTRKRNLSDHMKSHTGVKLHTCDQCGKSFVKTGVFKVHLRTHSRERPFNCDQCGKDFLRADALKDHLKVHTQERPYVCSLCGKGFRQMGTLKVHQKRHSGIKDHICSECGKTFFRDSELKVHQSVHTGEKPFKCSHCEKTFKRAEYMKMHERIHTGERRYSCDICGKRFTQLSTLYSHTKNVCLKSQSAPTAEQ, from the exons aCCTGATGGAGGAGAACGGGGAGACTGGAGAACAGCTTGAAGCAGTAGAGAAACATCAGGACACACATGGACAAAAATCCACGAGTCTCTCTTTCCAAAGCAGACCTGAAGTACacttcacatgccctcagtgtggaaagagtttctcaTGTGAACAAAGTCTCAATCTTCACATGAAGTTTCATCGAGGAACAAAGCCGTATGAGTGTGATCAATGCGATAAGATATTCACACTAAAaacaaaccttaatgaacacatgaaaatTCACAATGTAGACATGCTGTACACATGTGatcagtgcgggaagagttttCTGCTAAAAGAACGCCTTAATAAACACTTGAAAATACACACGGGAGAAAAGCCGTTCACGTGCGATCAGTGTGGGAAGAATTTCCTCCATAAAGGATACCTTACAGAGCACATaaaaatccacactggagagaagccgcaCACGTGTGATCAGTGCGGGAAGAGATTCGCATATAAGGGAAACCTCACAGATCACATGAaagtccacactggagagaggccttaTGCATGCGATCAGTGTGCCAAGAGATTCAAACACAAAGGAAATCTTATTGAACATGTGAAGATTCACACAGGAGAGAGGCCGTACTCGTGTGATCAGTGCGGGAAGAAATTTAAACTCAAACACATCCTCAGTGaccacatgagaatccacaccggagagaaacccttCACTTGTGAGAAATGTGGGAGAAGTTACACACGAAAGCGGAATCTTTCCGATCACATGAAAAGCCACACTGGCGTAAAGCTGCACACTTGtgatcagtgtgggaagagttttgtgAAGACAGGTGTTTTTAAAGTACATCTGCGTACTCATTCGAGAGAAAGACCTTTTAACTGCGACCAATGCGGGAAAGATTTTCTTAGGGCAGATGCTCTGAAGGATCACCTCAAAGTTCATACACAGGAGAGGCCTTATGTGTGCTCTTTATGTGGGAAGGGTTTTAGACAGATGGGCACTTTAAAAGTACACCAGAAAAGACACAGCGGTATAAAGGATCATATTTGCTCCGAGTGTGGAAAGACTTTCTTTAGAGATTCTGAACTGAAGGTGCACCAGTcagttcacaccggagagaaaccttttaagtgttcacactgtgagaAGACGTTCAAACGGGCTGAGTATATGAAAATGCAtgagaggatccacactggagaaaggcGATATAGCTGCGATATATGTGGGAAGAGGTTCACGCAGTTATCAACTCTCTACAGTCATACAAAAAACGTCTGCCTGAAATCTCA ATCTGCTCCCACAGCAGAGCAGTGA
- the si:ch211-222k6.1 gene encoding uncharacterized protein isoform X2: MEENGETGEQLEAVEKHQDTHGQKSTSLSFQSRPEVHFTCPQCGKSFSCEQSLNLHMKFHRGTKPYECDQCDKIFTLKTNLNEHMKIHNVDMLYTCDQCGKSFLLKERLNKHLKIHTGEKPFTCDQCGKNFLHKGYLTEHIKIHTGEKPHTCDQCGKRFAYKGNLTDHMKVHTGERPYACDQCAKRFKHKGNLIEHVKIHTGERPYSCDQCGKKFKLKHILSDHMRIHTGEKPFTCEKCGRSYTRKRNLSDHMKSHTGVKLHTCDQCGKSFVKTGVFKVHLRTHSRERPFNCDQCGKDFLRADALKDHLKVHTQERPYVCSLCGKGFRQMGTLKVHQKRHSGIKDHICSECGKTFFRDSELKVHQSVHTGEKPFKCSHCEKTFKRAEYMKMHERIHTGERRYSCDICGKRFTQLSTLYSHTKNVCLKSQSAPTAEQ, from the exons ATGGAGGAGAACGGGGAGACTGGAGAACAGCTTGAAGCAGTAGAGAAACATCAGGACACACATGGACAAAAATCCACGAGTCTCTCTTTCCAAAGCAGACCTGAAGTACacttcacatgccctcagtgtggaaagagtttctcaTGTGAACAAAGTCTCAATCTTCACATGAAGTTTCATCGAGGAACAAAGCCGTATGAGTGTGATCAATGCGATAAGATATTCACACTAAAaacaaaccttaatgaacacatgaaaatTCACAATGTAGACATGCTGTACACATGTGatcagtgcgggaagagttttCTGCTAAAAGAACGCCTTAATAAACACTTGAAAATACACACGGGAGAAAAGCCGTTCACGTGCGATCAGTGTGGGAAGAATTTCCTCCATAAAGGATACCTTACAGAGCACATaaaaatccacactggagagaagccgcaCACGTGTGATCAGTGCGGGAAGAGATTCGCATATAAGGGAAACCTCACAGATCACATGAaagtccacactggagagaggccttaTGCATGCGATCAGTGTGCCAAGAGATTCAAACACAAAGGAAATCTTATTGAACATGTGAAGATTCACACAGGAGAGAGGCCGTACTCGTGTGATCAGTGCGGGAAGAAATTTAAACTCAAACACATCCTCAGTGaccacatgagaatccacaccggagagaaacccttCACTTGTGAGAAATGTGGGAGAAGTTACACACGAAAGCGGAATCTTTCCGATCACATGAAAAGCCACACTGGCGTAAAGCTGCACACTTGtgatcagtgtgggaagagttttgtgAAGACAGGTGTTTTTAAAGTACATCTGCGTACTCATTCGAGAGAAAGACCTTTTAACTGCGACCAATGCGGGAAAGATTTTCTTAGGGCAGATGCTCTGAAGGATCACCTCAAAGTTCATACACAGGAGAGGCCTTATGTGTGCTCTTTATGTGGGAAGGGTTTTAGACAGATGGGCACTTTAAAAGTACACCAGAAAAGACACAGCGGTATAAAGGATCATATTTGCTCCGAGTGTGGAAAGACTTTCTTTAGAGATTCTGAACTGAAGGTGCACCAGTcagttcacaccggagagaaaccttttaagtgttcacactgtgagaAGACGTTCAAACGGGCTGAGTATATGAAAATGCAtgagaggatccacactggagaaaggcGATATAGCTGCGATATATGTGGGAAGAGGTTCACGCAGTTATCAACTCTCTACAGTCATACAAAAAACGTCTGCCTGAAATCTCA ATCTGCTCCCACAGCAGAGCAGTGA
- the si:ch211-222k6.1 gene encoding uncharacterized protein LOC100034531 isoform 1 (isoform 1 is encoded by transcript variant 1; The RefSeq protein has 10 substitutions compared to this genomic sequence) has product MDGPESCRIKHEDAEELIDLMEENGETGELLEAVEKHQDTYGQKSMSPSFQSRPEVHFTCPQCGKSFSCEQSFNLHIKFHRGTKPYECDQCDKIFTLKTNLNEHMKIHNVEMLYTCDQCGKSFLLKERLNKHLKIHTVEKPFTCDQCGKNFLHKGYLTEHIKIHTGEKPHTCDQCGKRFAYKGNLTDHMKVHTGERPYACDQCAKRFKHKGNLIEHVKIHTGERPYSCDQCGKKFKLKHILNDHMRIHTGEKPFTCEKCGRSYTRKRNLSDHMKSHTGVKLHTCDQCGKSFVKTGVFKVHLRTHSRERPFNCDQCGKDFLRADALKDHLKVHTQERPYVCSLCGKGFRQMGTLKVHQKRHSGIKDHICSECGKTFFRDSELKVHQSVHTGEKPFKCSHCEKTFKRAEYMKMHERIHTGERRYGCDICGKRFTQLSTLYSHTKNVCLKSQSAPTAEQ; this is encoded by the exons aCCTGATGGAGGAGAACGGGGAGACTGGAGAACAGCTTGAAGCAGTAGAGAAACATCAGGACACACATGGACAAAAATCCACGAGTCTCTCTTTCCAAAGCAGACCTGAAGTACacttcacatgccctcagtgtggaaagagtttctcaTGTGAACAAAGTCTCAATCTTCACATGAAGTTTCATCGAGGAACAAAGCCGTATGAGTGTGATCAATGCGATAAGATATTCACACTAAAaacaaaccttaatgaacacatgaaaatTCACAATGTAGACATGCTGTACACATGTGatcagtgcgggaagagttttCTGCTAAAAGAACGCCTTAATAAACACTTGAAAATACACACGGGAGAAAAGCCGTTCACGTGCGATCAGTGTGGGAAGAATTTCCTCCATAAAGGATACCTTACAGAGCACATaaaaatccacactggagagaagccgcaCACGTGTGATCAGTGCGGGAAGAGATTCGCATATAAGGGAAACCTCACAGATCACATGAaagtccacactggagagaggccttaTGCATGCGATCAGTGTGCCAAGAGATTCAAACACAAAGGAAATCTTATTGAACATGTGAAGATTCACACAGGAGAGAGGCCGTACTCGTGTGATCAGTGCGGGAAGAAATTTAAACTCAAACACATCCTCAGTGaccacatgagaatccacaccggagagaaacccttCACTTGTGAGAAATGTGGGAGAAGTTACACACGAAAGCGGAATCTTTCCGATCACATGAAAAGCCACACTGGCGTAAAGCTGCACACTTGtgatcagtgtgggaagagttttgtgAAGACAGGTGTTTTTAAAGTACATCTGCGTACTCATTCGAGAGAAAGACCTTTTAACTGCGACCAATGCGGGAAAGATTTTCTTAGGGCAGATGCTCTGAAGGATCACCTCAAAGTTCATACACAGGAGAGGCCTTATGTGTGCTCTTTATGTGGGAAGGGTTTTAGACAGATGGGCACTTTAAAAGTACACCAGAAAAGACACAGCGGTATAAAGGATCATATTTGCTCCGAGTGTGGAAAGACTTTCTTTAGAGATTCTGAACTGAAGGTGCACCAGTcagttcacaccggagagaaaccttttaagtgttcacactgtgagaAGACGTTCAAACGGGCTGAGTATATGAAAATGCAtgagaggatccacactggagaaaggcGATATAGCTGCGATATATGTGGGAAGAGGTTCACGCAGTTATCAACTCTCTACAGTCATACAAAAAACGTCTGCCTGAAATCTCA ATCTGCTCCCACAGCAGAGCAGTGA